The proteins below are encoded in one region of Hemiscyllium ocellatum isolate sHemOce1 chromosome 27 unlocalized genomic scaffold, sHemOce1.pat.X.cur. SUPER_27_unloc_1, whole genome shotgun sequence:
- the LOC132807007 gene encoding zinc finger protein 235-like — MEKPWKCGDCGKEFKFPSLLESHRRRHTGERPFTCSVCRKGFTHSSALVTHQRVHTGERPFTCNVCGKAFVQLSSLHSHQRVHTREKPFSCSVCGKAFNQSSNLQSHQRVHTGERPYTCSVCGKAFIQLSTLVTHRRIHTGERPFTCSVCGKAFTQSSALLTHQRVHTGERPFSCSVCGQVFTRSSALVNHQRVHTGERPFTCSVCGKHFSDSSTLRRHRWVHTRERPFTCSMCGEGFIDSSSLRRHQRVHTGERPFTCSICGKAFIQSSNLQSHQRVHTGERPFTCSVCGKGFIDWSSLRRHQPVHTGEKPFTCPECGKGFSQSCHLLRHQSSHTE, encoded by the coding sequence atggagaaaccgtggaaatgtggggactgcgGGAAGGAATTCAAATTCCCAAGCTTGCTTGAAAGCCATCGCCGccgtcacactggggagaggccattcacctgctccgtgTGTAGGAAGGGGTTCACCCATTCATCTGCCCtggtgacccaccagcgggtccatacGGGAGAGAGGCCTTTCACATGCAACGTGTGCGGGAAGGCGTTCGTTCAGTTATCCTCCCTTCATagtcaccagcgggtccacactagGGAGAAGCCTTTCAGCTGCTCTGTATGTGGGAAGGCGTTCAACCAGTCTTCCAACCTCCAGagtcaccagcgggtccacaccggggagaggccgtacaCCTGCTCTGTCTGCGGGAAGGCGTTCATTCAGTTATCCACCCTGGTGACCCACCGGcggattcacactggggagaggccgttcacctgctccgtgTGCGGGAAGGCATTCACCCAGTCCTCTGccttgctgacccaccagcgagtccacaccggggagaggcctttCTCCTGCTCAGTGTGCGGGCAGGTATTCACACGGTCCTCTGCCTTGGTGaaccaccagcgggtccacaccggggagcggccgttcacctgctctgtgtgcgGTAAGCACTTCAGCGATTCATCCACCCTGCGGCGACACCGGtgggtccacaccagggagagaccattcacctgctccatgtgcgGGGAGGGCTTCATTGATTCGTCTTCTCTGCGGAGACACCaacgggtccacaccggggagagaccattcacgtGTTCCATATGCGGGAAGGCTTTCATTCAGTCCTCTAACCTGCAGagtcaccagcgggtccacaccggggagaggccattcacctgctcagtgtgtgggaaggggttcaTTGATTGGTCTTCCCTGCGGAGACACCAGcctgtccacactggggagaaaccgtttacctgccccgagtgcgggaagggattcagtcaGTCATGCCATCTGCTCAGACACCAATCCAGTCACACTGAGTAG